A segment of the Candidatus Desulfatibia profunda genome:
TTCTTTATTGCCCATCTGGCTTCGTCTTCAAAAATAGTGAACAGTGAATGGTCTAAGGAAAGTTCGAACACAAAATCATCCCAGATCGAAGCCATTAAATTTTCTTTCATCTTTATGCTGTTGGAAGTAATGGCAATAGATTCATTTCTGTTTTGTTTTATGAACATTATGGCCCTGTCAACGGCTTTCAGAACCTTTTTCAGAGTTTCGGGGTGTCCTTTTGCACAACTTTTCATGGCCGTAAGGTTGAATGTCTCTTTGAAAAGATTGCTTCCGGCAAGCCTTACGACTTTGTCGGGCAAGGCATTTATCGCCTCATAGGCATAGGGCTCAAATGCTGAGATGGCGTCAACCTTGGCGTCTTTCAATGCGCCGGGCAAATCCGGTGCTGAAAAATCAACCAGTTTTACGGCAGAGGCGTCCAGCCCGTGTTCATTGATATAAATGTGGGCAAAAAAATGACTTGACGTCCCGGCGGTTATCCCCAATTTTTTTCCTTTTAAATCTTCAGGTTTGCTGACCCCTTGGTCTTTTCTGCCCAGAATCTTGCTGTCATCATAACTATAGACAAATGTAACAAAAACAACAAAATCGTCACGGACAAAGCTTTTAAATACAATCGGCGTCTCTGCTACGGTGGCAAAGTCGACCTCTCCCGCAAACATGGCTTCTATCGCCTTTTTGCCGAAAGGATATGACTTAAATGTAATATCAAGACCTTCGTCTGCAAAAAAACCCTTCTTCTGCGCAATAATGATGGGCGCCGATAATATCAACGATGCAACCCCGATGGTTGCCTTTTCCTTCGGGCCGGCTGATTTTTCCGCTTTCTGGCAGGATGCGGATAAAACCGTTAATGTCAGAAGAAGAAACATTCTCAGAATCGTCCTCAAAACGATCCCCTGATTTGTTCTCATTTTCATAGTCCGCCCCCTTGGTCTTTCGCAAATCGTCCAGGACTGTACTTATGCCTGATACATCAGTTGAAAGCTTTAACCAATAGTCACAATATTTGCAGCATGTAAAAGACAATGCTTACTGGACAGCAGGTTTGGGATTCAAGAATTCTTGCATCATACTTGAATCCCGGTTAATCCAACAATGCTAATGATATTCTTTCTCTCAGCAGTATCCAAAAAATGCGCCACAAGCTTGCCACAGTGCGAAGTCAGATCAGGAATAGGTAATGTGCTGGTTGAGAGTGATAAATTTTAACTATACCAGAAGAAGGGTTCAAGTTCAAAATATTATAGTGTGGTTAAACACGGTGCGATTGCAGATAGCTTGCCAGATTAAAAACTATCTAACTTGAAGTTATCATTCAAGATACGTTAATGATATCGCATCCCATTAACAGGATCATGCTTTCACATAAACACCCTTTTTCTCACTTTTAACCTTGCCCTGCTTTTTCAGTTTGTAAACAATATTGTGAATCTTTTTCTCGTTGAATCCGGTCTTTTTCGCCAAAGCAGCGGTGTCAGCACCATTTTTGGACCTTTTGATAAAACCAAGAATGGCATCGATGGCTGTTAATTTAGCTTCTTTCTTTGGGGCTGATTTTGTCGCAACCTCCTTTTTTACAGGCTTTGTTTTCTCCGTTTTAGTTTTCGGTTTTTCAAGCTTTTCGACCGCAACAATCAGTTTATCAACCTTCTTTGCAAGAGCCTTGAGTTCTTTGTTTACAGACTGCAAATCCTTTTTGAGATTCATTGTCATTTTATCTTCCCCCTTTATAAGTTCAAAGATTTTCTTGCTGGCAGGTACTTGTTTAACTCGATACTCCAGTTTAAGCGCATCGCTTTTCGTCATTTCAGAACTGGCGCCAACTAATTCAATTGGCCTCCGAGATCTTGTATATTTAGCACCTCTGCCCAAATTATGTGCTGCCAACCGGTTTTTCAGGTTATTGCTTATCCCGCAATACAAGGATTCATCAGAACACCGAATCAGATAAACAATCCATTGTTTATTATTCATTTCTAAAATTTGATGGTTTCGTAATAAGTCAAAATCTCACGCAAAGCCGCAAAGGGCGCAAAGTTAACTTGTTAATATTAAGTGTTATTTTCTTGGCGACCTTGGCGTCTTTGCGAGAAAATATAGTTTTTACGAGTTTGTCAAATTTGAAACTCTCAGATTGGGTTTCAGTTTTAACGATCCACCCGCTCCTTCAATTCCTTCCCAACTTTGAAAAACGGCAGCTTCTTGGATTTAACCTGTCTCGGTTCCCCGGTTTTCGGGTTCCGGCCGGTGTATCCCTTGTATTTTTTGACGTAAAATGAGCACAGACCCCGGATTTCCGCCCTGTCGCCGTTGGCCAAGGCGTTTGCCATTTCATCAAAAAACAGGTTTACCACCGCCGTGGCCTCGTTTTTTGAAATCCCTGCTTCGGCTTTGAGTGTCTCGATAAGATCCAATTTGTTCATATGCATCCTCCGAAATGAGTGTTAATTCAATCGAATACATGGCAAATAAAGAAATGTCAAGAAATCTGCGGGGTTAGGTAAGTATGAACTTTGGGGGGATGAGATCTACAAATAGTTTTAATGGTTAGAGTGTTGTACCGCCCAAGAAATAAGATATGCTTTCAAAAGTT
Coding sequences within it:
- a CDS encoding ABC transporter substrate-binding protein — protein: MKMRTNQGIVLRTILRMFLLLTLTVLSASCQKAEKSAGPKEKATIGVASLILSAPIIIAQKKGFFADEGLDITFKSYPFGKKAIEAMFAGEVDFATVAETPIVFKSFVRDDFVVFVTFVYSYDDSKILGRKDQGVSKPEDLKGKKLGITAGTSSHFFAHIYINEHGLDASAVKLVDFSAPDLPGALKDAKVDAISAFEPYAYEAINALPDKVVRLAGSNLFKETFNLTAMKSCAKGHPETLKKVLKAVDRAIMFIKQNRNESIAITSNSIKMKENLMASIWDDFVFELSLDHSLFTIFEDEARWAIKNGFADKTKVPNYLGYFYLDALKGVKPETVTIIK
- a CDS encoding GIY-YIG nuclease family protein, whose translation is MNNKQWIVYLIRCSDESLYCGISNNLKNRLAAHNLGRGAKYTRSRRPIELVGASSEMTKSDALKLEYRVKQVPASKKIFELIKGEDKMTMNLKKDLQSVNKELKALAKKVDKLIVAVEKLEKPKTKTEKTKPVKKEVATKSAPKKEAKLTAIDAILGFIKRSKNGADTAALAKKTGFNEKKIHNIVYKLKKQGKVKSEKKGVYVKA
- a CDS encoding integration host factor subunit beta is translated as MNKLDLIETLKAEAGISKNEATAVVNLFFDEMANALANGDRAEIRGLCSFYVKKYKGYTGRNPKTGEPRQVKSKKLPFFKVGKELKERVDR